In one window of Vibrio sp. DW001 DNA:
- a CDS encoding glycosyltransferase family 39 protein — MNINKNHLWLMLGFAMLLRLISLSTYPLMDTTEARYGEMARLMVETGNWLTPQFDYGVPFWGKPPLFTWMSAVGINVFGLSEFAVRFPHWLAGLFTVSLIALFAKKSGLNALVAATVLATCGIFSIAAGAVMTDMALTLSMTMTMLGFYYCWLDQSDKAKTWGYLFFVGLACGLLAKGPVAIVITGIAVFPWLVLQHGFIGAFIEFKRRFPLVTGIVLMLAIALPWYFLAELATPGFIDYFIVGEHFKRFFVSGWEGDLYGSAHDQPRGMIWLFWLESALPWSVVLPILLWVRRKNESPIHASHKGLTSFLFLWLLSPLILFTMAGNILPAYILPGVPALGLLVASLVTDKDFRWLSGIAAVLPVLLMVAMLVLNLGKADEKSDRVIFNQISTDSPVFYVSKRPFSGQFYSNGKAKQLDSIEMLTGLNNYYLIGNANSVEPLMAKENLSCSTDFIANSKRTLYHCQVSYGRN, encoded by the coding sequence GTGAATATCAATAAAAATCACTTATGGCTAATGCTGGGTTTTGCGATGTTATTACGCTTAATATCCCTTTCAACTTACCCATTAATGGACACCACTGAAGCGCGCTATGGCGAAATGGCCCGGCTTATGGTGGAGACTGGAAACTGGCTTACTCCTCAGTTTGACTATGGTGTGCCATTTTGGGGAAAACCACCCCTTTTCACTTGGATGAGCGCCGTTGGGATAAACGTGTTCGGATTAAGCGAATTTGCAGTGCGTTTCCCGCACTGGTTAGCAGGCTTATTCACAGTTAGCTTAATTGCCTTGTTTGCTAAAAAATCCGGTTTAAATGCGTTGGTTGCCGCGACGGTTCTTGCAACCTGTGGCATTTTTTCGATTGCGGCTGGCGCGGTAATGACCGATATGGCACTAACTCTTTCCATGACAATGACCATGTTAGGGTTTTACTACTGCTGGTTAGATCAATCAGATAAAGCAAAAACGTGGGGATATCTATTTTTTGTCGGCCTTGCGTGTGGCTTATTAGCCAAAGGACCCGTAGCAATAGTCATTACCGGTATCGCGGTATTCCCTTGGTTAGTTTTACAGCATGGATTCATTGGGGCGTTTATCGAGTTTAAACGTCGTTTTCCATTGGTAACAGGCATCGTGCTTATGCTTGCTATTGCGCTTCCATGGTATTTTTTGGCGGAACTCGCCACCCCTGGTTTTATCGACTACTTTATTGTCGGTGAGCACTTTAAGCGTTTCTTCGTCAGTGGATGGGAAGGCGATTTATACGGCTCTGCCCATGATCAACCAAGAGGCATGATCTGGCTATTCTGGCTAGAATCTGCACTCCCATGGTCAGTAGTATTACCCATTTTACTCTGGGTTCGTCGAAAGAACGAAAGCCCAATACATGCTTCTCACAAAGGATTAACCAGCTTTCTGTTCTTATGGTTATTGTCCCCTCTCATTTTATTTACCATGGCAGGCAATATTCTACCTGCCTACATACTGCCAGGCGTACCTGCGTTAGGGTTATTAGTCGCATCACTGGTTACTGATAAGGATTTCAGGTGGCTTTCAGGAATAGCGGCTGTATTGCCCGTTCTATTAATGGTCGCGATGCTGGTCCTGAACTTGGGAAAGGCCGATGAAAAAAGTGACCGTGTTATTTTCAATCAGATTTCGACTGATTCCCCTGTATTCTACGTCAGCAAACGCCCATTTTCTGGACAGTTCTACAGTAATGGTAAAGCTAAACAGCTCGACTCTATTGAGATGTTGACTGGACTTAACAACTATTATCTCATTGGTAACGCAAATAGCGTAGAACCGTTAATGGCTAAGGAAAACCTGAGTTGCAGTACCGATTTCATTGCAAATTCAAAGCGCACACTCTACCACTGTCAGGTCAGTTATGGACGCAACTAA
- a CDS encoding glycosyltransferase family 2 protein: MTAHSIHTIKRTSPKRHSDDHITLSVIVPFYNEQDVLPEFHRRLTATLDEIPIVSEIVYIDDGSTDKSQALVESFSLSSSLIRCISLSRNFGKESAMSAGLKHCKGEAIILIDSDLQDPPELIPDLLAKWREGNDVVNMQRSDRLGESWFKRFSAACFYKLLNSIAKLEVPENVGDFRLLSREVVNHINQLPERNRYMKGLFSWPGFRQTTMTFQRDARFCGETKWNYLKLLGLAVDGITSFSIRPLRIATIIGALTAIAAFIYGSFIVIKTVFLGDPVSGYPSIMVIQLALGGIQLLCIGLMGEYIGRIFIETKQRPLYLIQSIHEQPASKQTVKLGHTA, from the coding sequence ATGACCGCGCATTCTATCCATACCATAAAACGAACCAGCCCTAAGCGTCATTCAGATGACCATATTACACTGTCTGTTATCGTACCATTCTATAATGAACAAGATGTGTTACCTGAGTTTCATCGCCGCTTAACCGCCACGTTGGATGAGATACCCATTGTGAGTGAGATTGTCTATATCGATGATGGTAGTACAGATAAAAGCCAAGCTTTAGTTGAATCCTTTTCCCTCTCTTCGAGTTTGATACGCTGTATCTCACTCAGTCGTAATTTTGGGAAAGAGTCAGCCATGAGCGCAGGATTAAAACACTGTAAGGGCGAAGCTATTATCTTAATAGATTCCGATTTGCAGGATCCTCCAGAGCTCATTCCAGACTTATTAGCCAAATGGCGAGAAGGTAATGATGTCGTTAACATGCAACGTAGCGATCGCTTAGGTGAAAGCTGGTTTAAACGCTTCTCTGCGGCTTGTTTCTATAAATTACTCAATAGTATTGCAAAGCTAGAAGTACCTGAAAACGTAGGCGACTTCCGATTGTTAAGCCGTGAAGTAGTTAATCATATCAATCAACTTCCCGAACGTAACCGTTACATGAAGGGCCTTTTTTCTTGGCCCGGATTTAGACAGACCACGATGACGTTCCAGCGCGATGCGCGCTTTTGTGGTGAAACTAAGTGGAACTACCTTAAACTGCTGGGACTAGCGGTAGATGGTATTACTTCTTTTTCCATTCGCCCGTTACGCATTGCCACCATTATTGGAGCGTTAACCGCAATAGCGGCCTTTATTTATGGATCATTCATTGTCATTAAAACCGTTTTTCTTGGCGACCCTGTTTCGGGCTACCCATCAATTATGGTGATCCAATTGGCACTTGGCGGTATTCAACTACTTTGTATCGGCTTGATGGGTGAATACATTGGTAGGATCTTCATCGAAACTAAGCAACGACCACTCTATTTAATTCAATCCATTCATGAACAACCTGCAAGTAAACAAACCGTTAAACTAGGACATACCGCGTGA
- a CDS encoding HAMP domain-containing sensor histidine kinase, whose translation MKKPLFISTKSMTGRLAMFFIGVSIMVGIFCYAIFSVALDWSEDRVGERRILFDRDQAIERFLAGEKGKIRLDILTVAYNDLSLIPEVLAQYIQGESYYLGETESRMLYLGEYTDGGVSFPILLESEIDRVEFSVEERVYAIATVISLIALMMFSFGALLYKLSQRLIEPINELTQQLEKSRGEFSQEFEVPDSAAIEFQTLTDELNSYRSEIKSLIKREQAFARYASHELRTPLTVMQGSTKLLFRSEKNEFQERQITRISDATYQMSTMVDALLSLVRYERSKDDAPVRRLKASEIQKIVEQNRAQAMDKKLDFELDIKDGPRVQASEAVLNMVVGNLIRNAIAATNKGKISIEMTPESLFVRDEGNGLTETYDENGHGMGLLIVDHLCRRFSWGFVLENLADGGCEAKITF comes from the coding sequence ATGAAGAAGCCGCTTTTTATCAGTACCAAAAGCATGACAGGACGACTTGCGATGTTTTTTATCGGCGTCTCTATCATGGTGGGTATTTTTTGCTATGCCATTTTTAGTGTGGCATTGGATTGGTCAGAAGACCGAGTGGGTGAAAGACGAATATTATTCGATAGAGATCAAGCGATAGAACGATTTTTAGCTGGGGAAAAAGGGAAAATAAGACTGGATATTCTTACCGTTGCTTACAATGACCTCTCTTTGATCCCAGAGGTTCTTGCACAATATATCCAGGGTGAGAGCTACTATTTAGGTGAGACAGAATCTCGTATGCTTTATTTAGGAGAGTATACCGATGGTGGGGTCTCGTTTCCTATCCTTCTAGAATCAGAAATAGATCGGGTTGAATTTAGTGTAGAGGAGCGTGTTTATGCCATTGCCACGGTTATATCTTTGATCGCTTTAATGATGTTCTCCTTTGGTGCACTGCTTTACAAACTTTCTCAACGACTGATTGAGCCAATTAACGAGTTAACACAACAACTGGAAAAGAGTCGAGGCGAATTCAGTCAGGAATTTGAGGTACCAGATAGCGCTGCAATTGAATTTCAAACGTTAACCGATGAACTTAATAGCTATCGTTCGGAAATCAAGTCCCTAATTAAAAGAGAACAAGCATTCGCCCGATATGCAAGCCATGAACTGAGAACCCCACTCACGGTGATGCAAGGGTCTACAAAGCTGTTGTTTCGTAGTGAAAAGAATGAATTTCAAGAAAGGCAGATCACCCGCATTAGCGATGCCACCTATCAGATGAGCACCATGGTTGATGCACTACTCAGCTTGGTGCGTTATGAAAGAAGTAAAGACGATGCGCCCGTACGCCGTTTAAAGGCGAGCGAAATTCAAAAAATAGTAGAACAAAATCGCGCTCAAGCGATGGATAAAAAGTTAGATTTCGAACTGGATATTAAAGATGGCCCTCGAGTTCAAGCCAGTGAAGCGGTGCTTAATATGGTGGTCGGAAACCTGATTAGAAACGCCATTGCCGCGACGAACAAAGGCAAGATTAGTATAGAGATGACACCAGAAAGTTTGTTTGTTCGAGATGAAGGTAACGGGTTAACAGAAACCTATGACGAAAATGGGCACGGAATGGGGTTGCTTATCGTTGATCACCTTTGTCGCCGTTTCTCATGGGGTTTTGTATTAGAGAATCTTGCTGATGGTGGGTGTGAAGCAAAGATTACTTTCTAG
- a CDS encoding response regulator transcription factor has protein sequence MKRVLLVEDNREIAGMLFDYFESMNMELDYADNGALGLKLALENDFDIILLDLMLPRMDGLAVCNKLRESGKNTPILMLTALDSRDDQLKGFKYGADDYLTKPFDLDILHARMEALLRRYKGKVASSKLTFGEITIDQKTRRAYRRDKLLALNPTTYTILELLCLKAPDVVTRNQIAYQLWQEDEPNNDVLRSHIYQLRNQLDKPFESALLITVPKIGFRLESGE, from the coding sequence ATGAAAAGAGTGTTACTGGTTGAGGATAATCGTGAAATTGCAGGCATGCTATTTGACTATTTTGAAAGCATGAATATGGAACTGGACTACGCTGACAATGGTGCATTGGGTTTAAAACTTGCTTTGGAGAATGATTTCGACATTATTTTACTCGATTTAATGTTGCCTCGTATGGATGGATTAGCCGTTTGTAATAAGCTTCGAGAAAGTGGAAAAAACACCCCAATTTTAATGCTCACCGCGTTAGATAGCAGAGATGACCAGTTAAAAGGTTTTAAATACGGTGCGGATGATTATTTAACGAAACCATTTGATCTTGATATTTTACATGCACGAATGGAGGCTTTGTTAAGACGGTATAAGGGAAAGGTAGCAAGCAGCAAGCTTACATTTGGTGAAATTACTATTGATCAAAAAACTCGTCGAGCTTACCGTCGAGACAAACTTTTGGCACTCAATCCAACCACCTATACCATTTTAGAATTGCTCTGTTTAAAAGCTCCGGATGTCGTGACACGTAACCAGATTGCTTACCAACTTTGGCAGGAAGATGAACCGAATAACGATGTCTTGCGTAGCCATATTTATCAACTTAGAAATCAATTAGATAAACCATTTGAATCTGCACTTCTGATCACCGTACCTAAGATTGGTTTTAGGTTGGAGAGTGGAGAATGA